In Pseudomonas sp. P5_109, the genomic window ATCCGCGTCGAAACCAAAGGCGGCATCATCGAGCTGGATGTGCGTAACGACGGCCAGATCGGCGTCAACATGGGCGCCCCGCGCCTGGTGCCAGCGGATATCCCGTTCCAGGCGCCGGAGCAGGCCACCAGCTATCAGGTCGACGTCGACGGCACCCCGGTCGATCTGGCCGCCGTGTCCATGGGCAACCCCCATGCCGTGCTGCGGGTCAGCGATATCAACAACGCGCCGGTGCATGAGCTGGGCCCGAAAATCGAACATCACCCGCGCTTCCCGGCACGGGTCAATGTCGGTTTTCTCCAGGTCATCGACCGGAGCCGCGCGCAGTTGCGCGTCTGGGAGCGTGGAGCCGGGGAAACCCAGGCTTGCGGAACCGGCGCCTGTGCCGCCGCAGTGGCCGCGATCAGCCAGGGGTGGATGGATTCGCCGCTATTGATCGACCTGCCTGGCGGGCGCCTGTCCATCGAATGGGCAGGCCCTGGCCAACCGGTGATGATGACCGGCCCGGCAGTGCGTGTATATGAAGGACAAGTGCGTCTTTGAGTGAGCGAAACC contains:
- the dapF gene encoding diaminopimelate epimerase codes for the protein MLLRFTKMHGLGNDFMVLDLVSQHAHILPKHAKQWGDRHTGIGFDQLLIVEAPSNPDVDFRYRIFNSDGSEVEQCGNGARCFARFVLDKRLTAKRLIRVETKGGIIELDVRNDGQIGVNMGAPRLVPADIPFQAPEQATSYQVDVDGTPVDLAAVSMGNPHAVLRVSDINNAPVHELGPKIEHHPRFPARVNVGFLQVIDRSRAQLRVWERGAGETQACGTGACAAAVAAISQGWMDSPLLIDLPGGRLSIEWAGPGQPVMMTGPAVRVYEGQVRL